The following are from one region of the Harpia harpyja isolate bHarHar1 chromosome 4, bHarHar1 primary haplotype, whole genome shotgun sequence genome:
- the CD93 gene encoding complement component C1q receptor isoform X2 yields the protein MAIAQLLLLLLLLARGSGGEDADVVCAGTACYTLHRAELGWSAAQERCRHNGGNLAPVRSPNEARRLRELMAAAGWPGPAWIGLSLSRGQCIQPQEPLRGFTWAAGGEPGNYSAWLSEPAVTCVISRCVSLRPAGPSGTAGWADRPCRALLTAFLCKFSFRGMCGPLPLAGPGRVSYTTPFGVRSSRLAAAPFGTLAEADCEGGGGQAFAVCKGPLEGGSFAWHPPGPLCPTACAHRNGGCQHRCLEAPGETPRCACHPGYILAPDMASCLPEDACHPNPCQGTCRMLPSGFECGCEAGYALAPDGHRCLDVDECRDRPCQHECHNTAGSFFCLCRPGYQLMGPGSHHCLDEDECASPGVCPQLCLNVPGSFHCACRPGYQRQPGSGNACLDVDECLRDPCPGPCRNLPGSFECLCPPGFLPEEDGHGCRATPTAGEQPAGAPNSTLRTTGIPQTTGALRTMGILQTTGAPWTTGIHQTLGIPVRATPPAPTAVGSAPGPEHSTDGPRLLLYYILGSLVAILLLLAFALALLACRRRAAKREKQPAKSAADNYCWVPEQPESRGAGGERSGWEKQ from the exons ATGGCCAtcgcccagctgctgctgctgctgctcttgctggctCGGGGGTCCGGTGGGGAGGACGCCGATGTGGTCTGCGCCGGCACCGCCTGCTACACCCTGCACCGGGCCGAGCTGGGCTGGAGCGCCGCCCAGGAACGCTGCCGGCACAACGGCGGCAACCTGGCTCCGGTACGCAGCCCCAACGAGGCCCGGCGGTTGCGGGAGCTGATGGCGGCGGCCGGCTGGCCGGGCCCGGCCTGGATCGGGCTGTCTCTATCACGGGGCCAGTGCATCCAGCCGCAGGAACCTCTGAGGGGCTTCACCTGGGCGGCTGGCGGGGAGCCCGGTAACTACTCGGCCTGGCTGTCCGAGCCCGCCGTCACCTGCGTCATCTCCCGCTGCGTCAGCTTGCGGCCGGCTGGGCCCTCCGGCACCGCCGGCTGGGCTGACCGTCCCTGCCGGGCCCTGCTGACCGCCTTCCTCTGCAAGTTCAGCTTTCGGGGGATGTGCGGACCCCTGCCGctggccgggcccggccgggtcAGCTACACCACCCCCTTCGGGGTGCGCAGCTCCCGGCTGGCGGCTGCCCCCTTCGGCACGCTCGCGGAGGCCGACTGCGAGGGGGGCGGGGGCCAGGCCTTCGCCGTCTGCAAGGGGCCGCTGGAGGGGGGCAGCTTCGCCTGGCACCCCCCCGGACCCCTCTGCCCCACCGCCTGCGCCCACCGCAACGGCGGCTGCCAGCATCGCTGCCTGGAGGCACCGGGGGAGACTCCGCGCTGCGCCTGCCATCCCGGCTACATCCTAGCGCCTGACATGGCCTCCTGCTTGCCCGAGGACGCCTGCCACCCCAACCCCTGCCAGGGGACCTGCCGGATGCTGCCCAGCGGCTTCGAGTGCGGCTGCGAGGCCGGCTACGCCCTGGCGCCCGACGGCCACCGCTGCCTGGACGTGGATGAGTGCCGGGACAGGCCCTGCCAGCACGAGTGCCACAACACGGCTGGCAGCTTCTTCTGCCTCTGCCGGCCCGGCTACCAGCTGATGGGGCCGGGCAGCCACCACTGCCTCGACGAGGATGAGTGTGCCTCGCCCGGTGtctgcccccagctctgcctcaacGTCCCCGGCTCCTTCCACTGCGCCTGCCGGCCCGGCTACCAGCGCCAGCCCGGCAGTGGCAATGCCTGCCTGGACGTGGACGAGTGCCTGCGGGACCCCTGCCCTGGGCCCTGCCGCAATCTGCCCGGCAGCTTCGAGTGCCTCTGCCCGCCCGGCTTCCTCCCGGAGGAGGATGGACACGGCTGCCGCGCCACACCCACCGCTGGAGAGCAGCCCGCGGGGGCCCCCAACAGCACCCTGCGGACCACGGGCATCCCGCAGACCACGGGCGCCCTGCGGACCATGGGCATCCTCCAGACCACGGGTGCCCCATGGACCACAGGCATCCACCAGACCCTGGGCATCCCCGTCAGGGCAACGCCACCAGCCCCCACAGCGGTAGGGTCGGCACCCGGCCCCGAGCACAGCACCGAcggccccaggctgctcctctaCTACATCCTGGGCAGCCTGGTAgccattctgctgctgctggcctttgccctggccctgctggccTGCAGGAGGAGGGCGGCCAAGCGGGAGAAGCAGCCGGCCAAAAGTGCAGCGGACAACTACTGCTGGGTGCCTGAGCAGCCGGAGAGCCGCGGGGCAGGCGGCGAGCGCAG TGGCTGGGAGAAGCAGTGA
- the CD93 gene encoding complement component C1q receptor isoform X1: MAIAQLLLLLLLLARGSGGEDADVVCAGTACYTLHRAELGWSAAQERCRHNGGNLAPVRSPNEARRLRELMAAAGWPGPAWIGLSLSRGQCIQPQEPLRGFTWAAGGEPGNYSAWLSEPAVTCVISRCVSLRPAGPSGTAGWADRPCRALLTAFLCKFSFRGMCGPLPLAGPGRVSYTTPFGVRSSRLAAAPFGTLAEADCEGGGGQAFAVCKGPLEGGSFAWHPPGPLCPTACAHRNGGCQHRCLEAPGETPRCACHPGYILAPDMASCLPEDACHPNPCQGTCRMLPSGFECGCEAGYALAPDGHRCLDVDECRDRPCQHECHNTAGSFFCLCRPGYQLMGPGSHHCLDEDECASPGVCPQLCLNVPGSFHCACRPGYQRQPGSGNACLDVDECLRDPCPGPCRNLPGSFECLCPPGFLPEEDGHGCRATPTAGEQPAGAPNSTLRTTGIPQTTGALRTMGILQTTGAPWTTGIHQTLGIPVRATPPAPTAVGSAPGPEHSTDGPRLLLYYILGSLVAILLLLAFALALLACRRRAAKREKQPAKSAADNYCWVPEQPESRGAGGERSSRELFRGSRHRKVSGAVSSLQLPRPVREPARLPWVWSSETAMLPPRHQAPEGRDLDPEGAQHGEICATQPCRQGAKAENIR; the protein is encoded by the exons ATGGCCAtcgcccagctgctgctgctgctgctcttgctggctCGGGGGTCCGGTGGGGAGGACGCCGATGTGGTCTGCGCCGGCACCGCCTGCTACACCCTGCACCGGGCCGAGCTGGGCTGGAGCGCCGCCCAGGAACGCTGCCGGCACAACGGCGGCAACCTGGCTCCGGTACGCAGCCCCAACGAGGCCCGGCGGTTGCGGGAGCTGATGGCGGCGGCCGGCTGGCCGGGCCCGGCCTGGATCGGGCTGTCTCTATCACGGGGCCAGTGCATCCAGCCGCAGGAACCTCTGAGGGGCTTCACCTGGGCGGCTGGCGGGGAGCCCGGTAACTACTCGGCCTGGCTGTCCGAGCCCGCCGTCACCTGCGTCATCTCCCGCTGCGTCAGCTTGCGGCCGGCTGGGCCCTCCGGCACCGCCGGCTGGGCTGACCGTCCCTGCCGGGCCCTGCTGACCGCCTTCCTCTGCAAGTTCAGCTTTCGGGGGATGTGCGGACCCCTGCCGctggccgggcccggccgggtcAGCTACACCACCCCCTTCGGGGTGCGCAGCTCCCGGCTGGCGGCTGCCCCCTTCGGCACGCTCGCGGAGGCCGACTGCGAGGGGGGCGGGGGCCAGGCCTTCGCCGTCTGCAAGGGGCCGCTGGAGGGGGGCAGCTTCGCCTGGCACCCCCCCGGACCCCTCTGCCCCACCGCCTGCGCCCACCGCAACGGCGGCTGCCAGCATCGCTGCCTGGAGGCACCGGGGGAGACTCCGCGCTGCGCCTGCCATCCCGGCTACATCCTAGCGCCTGACATGGCCTCCTGCTTGCCCGAGGACGCCTGCCACCCCAACCCCTGCCAGGGGACCTGCCGGATGCTGCCCAGCGGCTTCGAGTGCGGCTGCGAGGCCGGCTACGCCCTGGCGCCCGACGGCCACCGCTGCCTGGACGTGGATGAGTGCCGGGACAGGCCCTGCCAGCACGAGTGCCACAACACGGCTGGCAGCTTCTTCTGCCTCTGCCGGCCCGGCTACCAGCTGATGGGGCCGGGCAGCCACCACTGCCTCGACGAGGATGAGTGTGCCTCGCCCGGTGtctgcccccagctctgcctcaacGTCCCCGGCTCCTTCCACTGCGCCTGCCGGCCCGGCTACCAGCGCCAGCCCGGCAGTGGCAATGCCTGCCTGGACGTGGACGAGTGCCTGCGGGACCCCTGCCCTGGGCCCTGCCGCAATCTGCCCGGCAGCTTCGAGTGCCTCTGCCCGCCCGGCTTCCTCCCGGAGGAGGATGGACACGGCTGCCGCGCCACACCCACCGCTGGAGAGCAGCCCGCGGGGGCCCCCAACAGCACCCTGCGGACCACGGGCATCCCGCAGACCACGGGCGCCCTGCGGACCATGGGCATCCTCCAGACCACGGGTGCCCCATGGACCACAGGCATCCACCAGACCCTGGGCATCCCCGTCAGGGCAACGCCACCAGCCCCCACAGCGGTAGGGTCGGCACCCGGCCCCGAGCACAGCACCGAcggccccaggctgctcctctaCTACATCCTGGGCAGCCTGGTAgccattctgctgctgctggcctttgccctggccctgctggccTGCAGGAGGAGGGCGGCCAAGCGGGAGAAGCAGCCGGCCAAAAGTGCAGCGGACAACTACTGCTGGGTGCCTGAGCAGCCGGAGAGCCGCGGGGCAGGCGGCGAGCGCAG CAGCAGAGAGCTTTTCCGGGGGAGCAGACACCGTAAGGTTAGTGGAGCTGTATCATCCCTGCAGCTCCCTAGACCTGTGCGGGAGCCTGCGCGATTGCCCTGGGTTTGGAGCAGTGAGACAGCGATGCTTCCCCCAAGGCATCAAGCCCCGGAAGGGCGAGACCTTGACCCAGAAGGTGCACAGCATGGGGAAATCTGTGCGACCCAGCCTTGTAGGCAAGGGGCCAAGGCAGAGAATATACGGTAA
- the THBD gene encoding thrombomodulin — translation MRRLSLPLSLLLAGLGLGLGGEPERDPEPAAPSGAQCLEHDCFGIFWAPRSFAEASAACERGGGHLMTVRSTVAEDAIALLLQNRSGRLWLGLRLPLSCTDPAQRLRGFQWVTGDRRTDYSNWAPSGRRCGELCVTVSRELRWEERRCEAPADGFLCEYNYAGSCPRLPAAEGLPVTYATPFGARGGDFLALPPRSSAVIPAVGLELRCDEEGGSGGLRWGRAAPGAWPCRLANGGCEGACGEEGGRPACSCPDGKVLAPDGRGCSSPCAGAPCHHHCIVTGTTFVCMCDSGYRLAADGSSCEDDDDCAVVPRLCEQVCVNTEGGFECHCHQGYEMLKGRCRPVSRCYEAPCEQQCEDVPDGYRCSCYPGYAVNPQAPTRCQLYCNRSQCPAECDPHTLSCECPDGFLLDSDADSGQVCVDIDECDMNFCQHNCTNHPGDYECHCHAGYRLLDKNHCMKILEEDGEGAYSGDLGPSTQVPIPSQTPPKAEHLHPGVLVGIAVGALSTALTLLALGYHLAKKRCRTPATMDYKCGGPHEKEMGLQPVASGCAASGQKL, via the coding sequence ATGCGGCGGCTGTCGTTGCCGCTGTCGCTGCTGctggccgggctggggctggggctcggGGGGGAACCGGAGCGGGACCCGGAGCCGGCCGCCCCCTCGGGAGCGCAGTGCCTGGAGCACGACTGCTTCGGCATCTTCTGGGCGCCGCGGTCCTTCGCGGAGGCCAGCGCGGCGTGCGAGCGGGGCGGCGGGCACCTGATGACCGTCCGGTCCACGGTGGCGGAGGACGCCATCGCCCTGCTGCTCCAGAACCGCAGCGGGAGGCTGTGGCTGGGGCTGCGCCTGCCCCTTTCGTGCACCGATCCGGCCCAGCGCCTCCGCGGCTTCCAGTGGGTGACGGGCGATCGCCGCACCGACTACTCCAACTGGGCGCCGTCGGGGCGGCGGTGCGGCGAACTCTGCGTGACCGTGTCGCGGGAGCTGCGCTGGGAGGAGCGGCGATGCGAAGCGCCGGCCGACGGCTTCCTCTGCGAGTACAACTACGCGGGCAGCTGCCCTCGCCTGCCTGCCGCCGAGGGGCTGCCCGTCACCTACGCCACCCCCTTCGGAGCCCGCGGCGGGGACTTTCTGGCTCTGCCGCCCCGCAGCTCCGCCGTCATCCCGGCCGTGGGGCTGGAGCTGCGCTGCGACGAGGAAGGGGGAAGcggggggctgcgctggggccgcgccgcgccgggagcTTGGCCCTGCCGCCTGGCTAACGGGGGCTGCGAGGGGGCTTGCGGCGAGgagggcggccggccggcctgcTCCTGCCCGGATGGCAAGGTGCTGGCCCCCGACGGCCGCGGCTGCAGCTCGCCCTGCGCCGGCGCGCCCTGCCATCATCACTGCATCGTCACCGGTACCACCTTCGTCTGCATGTGCGATTCGGGCTACCGGCTGGCCGCCGACGGCAGCAGCTGCGAGGACGACGACGACTGCGCCGTGGTGCCGAGGCTGTGCGAACAGGTCTGCGTCAACACCGAGGGCGGCTTCGAGTGCCACTGCCACCAAGGCTACGAGATGCTGAAAGGGCGCTGCCGGCCCGTCTCCCGCTGCTACGAGGCGCCCTGCGAGCAGCAATGCGAGGACGTGCCCGACGGGTACCGCTGCAGCTGCTACCCCGGCTATGCCGTCAACCCGCAGGCGCCCACCCGCTGCCAGCTCTACTGCAACCGCAGCCAGTGCCCGGCTGAGTGCGACCCGCACACCCTGTCCTGCGAGTGCCCCGACGGCTTCTTGCTGGACAGCGATGCCGACAGCGGGCAGGTCTGCGTGGACATTGATGAGTGCGACATGAACTTCTGCCAACACAACTGCACCAACCACCCCGGCGACTACGAGTGCCACTGCCACGCTGGCTACCGGCTCCTCGACAAGAACCACTGCATGAAAATcctggaggaggatggggagggagcCTACTCGGGGGATTTGGGGCCCTCTACTCAGGTGCCCATCCCCAGCCAGACCCCACCGAAGGCAGAGCACCTCCACCCCGGTGTGCTGGTGGGCATCGCCGTGGGTGCCCTCTCCACGGCCCTGACCCTGCTGGCCCTGGGGTACCACCTGGCGAAGAAGCGCTGCAGGACCCCCGCCACCATGGATTACAAGTGCGGCGGCCCCCACGAAAAGGAGATGGGACTTCAGCCGGTCGCCTCGGGGTGTGCTGCCTCCGGCCAGAAACTGTAG